In Streptomyces sp. SID8374, one genomic interval encodes:
- a CDS encoding MBL fold metallo-hydrolase encodes MAARIDHLVTSGTFALDGGEWDVDNNVWIIGDDTEAIVIDAAHDAAAIEAALGGRTLRAIVCTHAHNDHIDAAPALAEATGAPILLHPDDLPLWQQTHPDRAPDGTLTDGQELTVAGTTLTVLHTPGHAPGGVCLYAPELATVFTGDTLFQGGPGATGRSFSDFPTIIDSIRDRLLTLPGDTTVRTGHGDPTTIGAEAPQLDDWIKRGH; translated from the coding sequence ATGGCCGCCCGCATCGACCACCTGGTCACCTCCGGCACCTTCGCCCTCGACGGCGGCGAGTGGGACGTCGACAACAACGTCTGGATCATCGGCGACGACACCGAGGCGATCGTCATCGACGCCGCCCACGACGCCGCCGCCATCGAGGCCGCACTCGGCGGCCGTACGCTGCGCGCCATCGTCTGCACCCACGCGCACAACGACCACATCGACGCCGCCCCGGCCCTCGCCGAGGCCACCGGCGCCCCGATCCTGCTCCACCCGGACGACCTTCCGCTCTGGCAGCAGACCCACCCGGACCGCGCCCCCGACGGAACCCTGACCGACGGACAGGAACTCACCGTCGCGGGCACCACCCTCACGGTCCTGCACACCCCGGGCCACGCCCCCGGCGGCGTCTGCCTCTACGCCCCCGAGCTGGCCACGGTCTTCACCGGTGACACGCTCTTCCAGGGCGGCCCGGGCGCCACCGGCCGGTCGTTCTCGGACTTCCCGACGATCATCGACTCGATCAGGGACCGGCTGCTCACGCTCCCGGGCGACACCACGGTCCGCACGGGCCACGGCGACCCCACCACCATCGGCGCGGAAGCACCGCAGCTGGACGACTGGATCAAGCGCGGCCACTGA
- a CDS encoding S-(hydroxymethyl)mycothiol dehydrogenase produces MPQQVQGVIAPGKNEPVRVETIVIPDPGPGEAVVKIQACGVCHTDLHYKQGGINDEFPFLLGHEAAGVVESVGEGVTDVAPGDFVILNWRAVCGQCRACLRGRPWYCFDTHNAKQKMTLLDGTELSPALGIGAFAEKTLVASGQCTKVDPEVAPEVAGLLGCGVMAGIGAAINTGQVGRGDSVAVIGCGGVGDAAIAGARLAGAAKIIAVDIDDRKLETAKKMGATHTVNSRSDDPVEAIRALTDGNGADVVIEAVGRPETYEQAFYARDLAGTVVLVGVPTPDMKLELPLLDVFGRGGSLKSSWYGDCLPSRDFPMLVDLHQQGRLDLAAFVTETIGLGDIEQAFGRMHDGDVLRSVVVF; encoded by the coding sequence ATGCCACAGCAGGTGCAAGGGGTCATCGCACCGGGAAAGAACGAGCCGGTCAGGGTCGAGACGATCGTGATCCCGGACCCCGGTCCCGGGGAGGCCGTCGTCAAGATCCAGGCGTGCGGCGTCTGCCACACCGACCTGCACTACAAGCAGGGCGGGATCAACGACGAGTTCCCCTTCCTCCTCGGCCACGAGGCGGCGGGCGTCGTGGAGTCGGTCGGCGAGGGCGTCACCGACGTCGCCCCCGGTGACTTCGTCATCCTCAACTGGCGTGCGGTGTGCGGGCAGTGTCGTGCCTGCCTGCGCGGCCGCCCCTGGTACTGCTTCGACACCCACAACGCGAAGCAGAAGATGACGCTGCTGGACGGCACGGAGCTGTCGCCCGCCCTCGGCATCGGCGCCTTCGCGGAGAAGACCCTCGTCGCCTCCGGCCAGTGCACCAAGGTCGACCCCGAGGTGGCCCCCGAGGTCGCCGGTCTCCTCGGCTGCGGCGTCATGGCGGGCATCGGCGCCGCCATCAACACCGGCCAGGTCGGCCGCGGCGACTCCGTCGCCGTCATCGGCTGCGGCGGCGTCGGCGACGCGGCGATCGCCGGGGCCCGCCTCGCGGGAGCGGCGAAGATCATCGCGGTCGACATCGACGACCGCAAGCTGGAGACGGCGAAGAAGATGGGTGCCACCCACACCGTCAACTCCCGCTCCGACGACCCGGTCGAGGCGATCCGCGCCCTCACCGACGGCAACGGCGCCGACGTCGTCATCGAGGCCGTCGGCCGCCCGGAGACGTACGAACAGGCCTTCTACGCCCGCGACCTGGCCGGAACGGTCGTCCTCGTCGGCGTCCCCACCCCGGACATGAAGCTCGAACTGCCGCTCCTGGACGTGTTCGGCCGCGGCGGCTCGCTCAAGTCCTCCTGGTACGGCGACTGCCTGCCCTCCCGCGACTTCCCGATGCTCGTCGACCTCCACCAGCAGGGCCGCCTCGATCTCGCCGCCTTCGTCACCGAGACCATCGGCCTGGGCGACATCGAGCAGGCCTTCGGCCGGATGCACGACGGCGACGTCCTCCGCTCGGTGGTGGTCTTCTGA